In Acidobacteriota bacterium, the following are encoded in one genomic region:
- a CDS encoding peptidase S9 — MSLKNLGMVGTLWVLTMIGCAPAPEVAQYSARMVAVDPSGGGDATLSPDGEQFVISSKREGQWDLWMYDMPSAQWTRLTDHPEQDFEARWSPDGGELAFTSARGGFKNVWTLDLASGDLHQVTDSELEEDYPSWSPDGERIIYTGGPWGRRGFFVVPASGGEAVRISPREGQQGACTFDPRGGGVFCHSYDYGSGNLFRLALGASEIEPLTLGEPWDYKPSPTRDGRWIAFSRAAEGPSQIYVMATDGGRPRRLTHSGHDDRWPTWSADGKRLFFHRIVHRGTALSVLDRDSGEVEELVGADQEPLQASFAPDGRRVAFCSQQGAHKVIKILDRGLGTITPLATGDGEACYPRWSPDGEWIAFAARRERRWELARVRPDGRDLEDLTHGVVGLRGLDGVVDWSPDGGRLVFQGDTEPFEANLYLLDLASRSVTPLTDDSWFDESPSWSPEGDSVLFMSTRGGDWTWGFFEIELDGGGVSNFSSPEWVEKNFPRRGAHGRTVWSFYDEHDLEVLAEAAPGEEPRVLTAAGAGARWPSYSRDGRSILYTTVEKEVQYWLIENPFGEGSPLTSAEAGEPADQPMTPFQTAQGGRMSSSDHDGPVIGPVDLHHR; from the coding sequence ATGAGCCTGAAGAACCTGGGAATGGTGGGCACTCTGTGGGTGCTGACAATGATCGGCTGCGCGCCGGCGCCGGAGGTGGCGCAGTACTCGGCGCGGATGGTCGCCGTCGATCCTTCCGGTGGAGGCGACGCCACCCTGTCGCCGGACGGCGAGCAGTTCGTCATCTCGTCGAAGCGGGAGGGGCAGTGGGATCTCTGGATGTACGACATGCCGAGCGCCCAGTGGACCCGCCTCACGGATCATCCGGAGCAGGACTTCGAAGCGCGCTGGTCGCCGGATGGTGGTGAGCTGGCCTTCACGTCGGCGCGCGGCGGATTCAAGAACGTCTGGACCCTCGACCTGGCGAGCGGTGACCTGCACCAGGTCACCGATTCGGAGCTCGAGGAGGACTACCCGAGCTGGTCGCCGGATGGCGAGCGCATCATCTATACGGGAGGACCCTGGGGTCGGCGCGGCTTCTTCGTGGTGCCGGCCAGCGGTGGCGAGGCGGTGCGCATCAGTCCGCGCGAAGGGCAGCAGGGGGCTTGTACCTTCGATCCCCGCGGTGGCGGCGTCTTCTGTCACAGCTACGATTACGGCTCCGGCAACCTCTTTCGCCTCGCCCTCGGGGCCAGCGAGATCGAGCCGCTGACCCTCGGCGAGCCCTGGGACTACAAGCCGAGCCCGACCCGGGACGGGCGCTGGATCGCCTTCTCGCGGGCCGCCGAAGGCCCCTCTCAGATCTACGTCATGGCGACCGACGGCGGTCGACCGCGGCGCCTGACCCATTCCGGCCACGACGACCGCTGGCCGACCTGGAGCGCCGACGGCAAGCGCTTGTTCTTCCACCGCATCGTTCATCGCGGTACCGCCCTTTCGGTGCTCGACCGCGACAGCGGCGAAGTCGAGGAGCTGGTCGGGGCCGATCAGGAACCGCTGCAGGCGAGCTTTGCACCGGATGGCCGGCGAGTGGCCTTTTGCTCCCAGCAGGGCGCGCACAAAGTGATCAAGATCCTCGATCGCGGGCTGGGCACGATCACGCCTCTCGCCACCGGCGACGGCGAGGCCTGCTACCCGCGTTGGTCGCCGGACGGCGAGTGGATCGCTTTCGCGGCCCGGCGGGAGCGGCGCTGGGAGCTGGCCCGGGTGCGTCCCGACGGTCGCGATCTCGAGGATCTGACCCATGGCGTGGTCGGCCTGCGCGGCCTCGACGGCGTCGTCGATTGGTCGCCGGACGGCGGGCGCCTGGTCTTCCAGGGCGATACCGAGCCCTTCGAGGCGAACCTCTACTTGCTCGACCTCGCCAGCCGCTCGGTCACGCCGCTGACCGATGATTCCTGGTTCGACGAGAGTCCCTCCTGGTCGCCCGAGGGCGACAGCGTGCTGTTCATGTCGACTCGCGGCGGCGACTGGACCTGGGGGTTCTTCGAGATCGAGCTCGACGGTGGCGGGGTGAGCAACTTCTCGTCGCCGGAATGGGTCGAGAAGAACTTCCCGCGTCGCGGAGCTCACGGCCGGACGGTGTGGAGCTTCTACGACGAGCACGACCTCGAGGTGCTGGCGGAAGCGGCGCCGGGGGAGGAGCCCCGGGTGCTGACCGCTGCCGGCGCCGGTGCTCGTTGGCCTTCCTATTCGCGGGATGGTCGCAGCATCCTCTACACCACGGTGGAGAAGGAGGTGCAGTACTGGCTGATCGAGAATCCCTTCGGGGAGGGCTCGCCGCTCACTTCGGCGGAAGCCGGCGAGCCGGCCGACCAGCCGATGACGCCTTTCCAGACGGCGCAGGGCGGTCGGATGTCGTCGTCGGATCACGACGGACCGGTGATCGGGCCGGTCGATCTCCATCATCGTTGA